The Echinicola jeungdonensis genome segment CCTTGCCTGAAGGTCCATAGTGAATGCTTCATCAACTCCTTTCCTAGCCGTTTAGATTTTTTCTTAAATACCCAGGCGTTGTTTCCAAACTTATCTATAAAATCCCACCCAACCTGCCTCCGCATTTCGTACATCTGCTTCGCCATTTCTGCAAAAAATAACTGAATGGCTCGCTTATAAGCATTTCCCGTTACTCCATCATTTCTTGTGAAAGCCGTATACAGTACTTCAGGAACGAAATCCAACTTGCTAGATAAGGACATCCTTAACCATAAATCCCTATCCTGTGAAAAATGAAAAAAAGCCCTATATCCACCTGCTGCATTGTAAACATCTTTTCTGAACATAACTTCTCCATGACTCACGCAAATACTATTCAACACATCGTCACTTTTGCTACGTTCCACAATTACCTTCCTATTAAGGATTAAATCCTCTCTTTCAAATAAGCAACCAACTACTCCAACCGATGGGTTTTCGGATAAATAATTTGCTTGCTTTTGTATTCTCTCAGGATAAGAGTAATCACCAGATCCGTGAATGGCTATCAATTCTCCATTAGCTGTATCAACAGCTTTTCGAATTGCATTTGTAAAACCGACATTCTGGTGATGGATCACTCTAATTCTATCATCAAGTGATTCATAAGCTTTCAATTTCTTAAAAGTATCATCCGACGATCCATCATCGCACAAAATAATCTCTACATTTCTATAAGTTTGTTTAATTAAACTTTTTACAGAAATATCAACAACATTCTCTCTATTATAAAAGACTGAAACAATACTGACCAACATCAAATTTTAAATTATTCTTTGCTCTACTTCCAATTCTATCCCGAATTTTCCCATCACTCTATCCTTTATTTCGGTTATCAATTCAATAATATCTTTTCCACTGGCACCATCAAAATTAATAATAAATCCACCGTGTTTTTCAGAAACTTTGGCTCCCCCTTTTGTCAATCCTTTCAGCTTCAGTTCGTCAATTAACGCCCCAACATAATATCCTTTAGGTCTTTTAAAGACACTTCCAGCGTTTGGATAATCTTTAGGCTGTTTTTGCCACCTCTGACTTCTTATCTGGTCCATCTTTGATTTTATCTTCTCGCAATCCCCACTTTCAAGCTTTAGCCAGGCTTTAATTACAATTTTGTTCGTGTTTTTCTGAAAAAAACTATTTCTGTACTGGAAATCCATATCTTCTTTAAAGATTTCCTTAACCTGTAAATCCACTAAATCCAAATAACGAACCTTAACCAATACGTCTTTGATCTCCTCTCCACTTGCACCAGCATTCATTACAACAGCTCCACCAAGCGAACTCGGAATATCGTAAAAAATCTCTAAGCCTGTCAACCCGTTATCCAACGCAAAAAGGCTCAAGTCATACATCGTCACACCTGATTCAGCTTCTAATATTCCATTATCATTCAGACCTATTTGTGAGAAATTACCGTTGAAAATTATAAATTCTCTTTCATAATAGGAATTTGACAAAATAACATTGTGGCCCGAACCTAATAAAACATAATCCTGACTCCTTGAAAACAAATCTATTATATCTTCCTCTGAATCTGGAAAATAAGCCCTCTTACACTTGGAATGTATCTTATACGAGTTATAATTTGTCAGCTCAAATTCTTCGAATACTTTCATTTATATAAACTTACTTATCACTCCTTTAAAAGGTGCGATATCACTTTTTTTGAATTTCAAAATTTCCTTAATTCCTATCTGGACTTCACTACTGTAGAACCATAGGAATAAAAGACCTGCTATTGAATAACTGATGGTGGAGGCAATAGCAGCTCCATCTGCTCCATATTTCGGAATGAGAATAATATTCAAAACAACATTAATAATTAACGCAGGTAGCATCGCTTTCATCGAGACCCATGGCTTTCCCCTCCCTGCCAAATCCATATTCATCACTTTAAATAGAGTTAAAATTAAAACACCAGGTAAAAGTAGTCTCAACACCGAAACACTCTCTATATAGGCCGTTCCATACATTCCTAAAATTATCCAATCAGAAATTATTAACAATACTATTGAAATACAACCTATCACCAATAAAGAGACCCTTAATAATTGAGAAACCTTAAGAGAAAATTGAAAACTATTTTTCGAAGAACTACTTCTTGCAAAAATAATCGTACTAAACAACATTGGTATTTGCCAAAGGTACTGAACAATATTTGCACCTCTTGAGTATATACCCATTTCGAAATCTGAACTTAATTGTTCCAATATTACAATGTCGAGTTGATAATTTAAATTTATAACAAGAAGAGAAACAGCATAAATAGTCCCTAATCGAATTAAATTTTTAACAAGATCAACATTAATCAGAACACTAATAAACCCTAAGAAATTATCCCTAAAAACCAAAACAAAAAACATCATTAATTGTCCTAAGAAAATTGACAATAGATAACCGGAAATATCTGATTTTAGAATAACAAGAGTTACAAATGATAAAATAGTCGTTATTACTGACGGAATCCAGTTTACTGCATTAAATTCCTTAATTTTATTTTTCCCTAAATAAATTCCCGAACAATAAGTATTAAACAAACTAAATGAAACAGGAGCGACCGCAAGCATCAATAAATTAAATTCCTTAAGTGATTTGCTAAAGAAAAACATCAACAAAAAGCATGAAATTGTTGAAATGAATGATGTAAGAACCCAAATCTGAACAATTCCTCTTTTTATTTCGTCTTCAGGATATTTTTTTTTCCCTAAAAAATAGGTAACAGACTGCCTTACTCCAAGCGAACCAATCGTCATAAAAATATTTGGATAAACAATTAGAGCAGCAATAATCCCATTCTTCTCCGGACCCAATGTTCTTGCAACTATAATTGAAGTTGAAAATCCAGATAATATAATAAGTATTTTCGAGATTCCTACCCGAAAAATATCACTAATAAAACTTTTCATCTAGAAGCAATTATTCTCCCCGGGACACCTACTATAACTGAACGTGGTGGAACATCTTTAGTAACCACAGAGTTTGCTCCAATAACAGCCTCTTCACCAACCGAAATTCCACCTATAATTTTGGCACCAGCATAAATTTTGACTCCATTTCCAATTTCAGGATACTTCAATTCTTCATTCACTTTACCATGACTTCCCAGGGTAACGTTCTGAAAAATAGTAACATTATCTTTAATTATAACATCATCCCCTATAACTATTCCAATGGGATGAGGTAAATGTAACTTCTTACCAATAATTGCAGAATAAGAAATATCACAACCTCTCCTAACAACCATCCTATATCTTAGAATATTCAAAAAAAAGCCATGCAAAAAAAACTTACTATTCTGAATGTATACACCCAATCTATAATTTAACATTACCTTATACTTAGGATTTAAAAAAAAATCATACAAAAAAGATGCTGAATCACTTCTATCTTCTTTTAAAAGCTTCAATACAGAGCTTATCATATTCCTCATAAAATCTAAATCCTTATATTTAAATCCTTCAGTTTCAAATATAAATCATCATATCCCCGGTGGATTTGCCAAGCATTTTCAATTACCGTTTCTCCTTCAGCAGTCAACCCTGCTAATAAGAGCGCTATCCCTGCTCTTAAATCAAGCGCCTGAACTGTTGCACCATGAAGTTGTCTTCCACCATTTATAACTAACAAATCTCCTATGACTTCAAAATCCATTCCCATCTTACCCAGTTCTTCAGCATAGGCGTATCTTCCAGGAAACCTAAGGTCAACAATCTTAGAAACTCCACTACTCATCGCTCCATAGACAGCTAATAATGGTTGCATGTCAGAGTTTATTCCGGGATAAGGGCCAGTACTAATTTCCAAAGGATATGTAGTACCCCCCTTCACAATAACGGAATTCTCTCCTTCGTAAATCTTCATTCCACTTTCCTTTAAAAAAACCATAGGTACATCCAAATGGTTTTTAGGGAAATTAAGGATTTCAACATCCCCATCGGTAATTACGGATCCAATGGCCCAAGTAAGGGCTTCCATATTGTCTGGAATGACTTCATGTTCAACCCCTCTTAACTCTTCCTTTCCCTGAATGACTATACATTTCTGACCAAATACCTTTATGTCTGCCCCCATTTTATTTAGCATATGGATCAAATCAAGTATTTCCGGCCGGATATGAGGATTCCAAACTGTTGTAATTCCGTTGGCTAAAGCACCACACAAGATGGCGTTTTCAGTAGCACCTGTGGACCTGATCGGTAGATAAATATCATTACCAATAAATCTCCCAGCATCACCTACTTGAGTGCACAACATACCTTCTTCTTCCCATACTTTCGCACCCAACTGCTCCAACAACATTACATGGATATCATATTTACGCTCGCCTAGCTTACAACCACCCGGCAAGGGAACCCTTCCTTCTCCATATCTTGCGGTCAATGCCCCTAAGATCAATAGTGTATTTCTAATTGACCTTTTGTCCCATTTTAATTCTGTCTCAAGTATCTGATTTTGACGAATTACTACAGTATCATCCTTAGACACATATTCCTTTCCTAGGACCTGTAGCATTTCCAAATGCACTTGGATATCCAACAGACCATTTGGAAAGTTTGAAAGACGAACCTCACCATCCGTTAATATAGAAGCGGCTAATAAACGTAATGCGCTATTTTTGGCACCACTAAGTTTAACTGTTCCAGATAATTTTCCTTTTGTAACTTTGATAGTACTTGTTGTACTCATTGTTAGATTGGCGCCCATAAAATCTTTTTTCAATTTATACTATCCTATTCAAAATTATTCAAAATATTGTACCCACCATCCTTAAGATACTGCTCTTTACGCATTAACTTCAAATCACTCATCATCATATCCTCTACCAAGCTTGCCAGATCATGTTCAGGCACCCAGCCAAGTTTTTCTTTTGCCTTCGATGGATCACCAATCAATAATTCAACCTCTGTAGGTCTAAAATACTTTGGATCGACATTAACTACTTCCATACCTTCAGGTAATTGAAATTCAGCGTTTGAACAAGAGTCTACAAAAGCCTTTTCACCAACTCCTTCGCCTTCAAACCTTAGGGAAATACCAACTTCTTGGAATGCCATTTTTACAAAATCTCTTACTGTAGTTGTAACACCTGTGGCTATTACCCAATCCTCAGGTTGATCTGCTTGAAGAATCATCCACATCATTCTCACATAATCTTTAGCATGCCCCCAATCCCGTTTTGCATCAAGATTACCTAAATAGATTTTTTCTTGAAGTCCTAAAGCGATTTTAGAAACAGCTCGAGTAATTTTCCGGGTAACAAAAGTTTCCCCCCTTAATGGAGATTCGTGATTAAACAAAATTCCATTACAAGCAAAAATATTATAAGCCTCACGATAGTTTACAGTAATCCAATAGGCATACATTTTTGCCACTGCATACGGGGATCTAGGATAAAAAGGAGTCGTTTCCCTTTGAGGTACCTCCTGAACTAACCCGTATAATTCTGAAGTAGATGCTTGATAGATTTTAGTTTTCTTCTCCAATCCTAAAAACCTTACTGCTTCTAAAATCCGTAAAGTCCCAATACCATCCGCATTAGCGGTATATTCTGGAGTATCAAAAGATACTTTCACATGAGACATAGCAGCCAAGTTATAAATCTCATCTGGTTGGGTTTCCTGAATGATTCGCGTCAAATTCATAGAATCTGTCATATCTCCATAATGCAGAACCAACTGTGGATTTTCTACATGGGGATCTTCATACAAATGGTCTATTCTATCAGTATTAAACAATGAAGTCCTTCTTTTTATACCATGAACTTTATAACCTTTTTCTAATAAAAGTTCCGCCAAATAGGCTCCATCCTGACCAGTAATACCCGTAATAAGGGCAACCTTCTGTGATTTATTTGTCATTTTATTTTAATATTACGCTTTTCGTGTTTTTTAAGATTTTTGGATTAAAAGTTAATCGTTAATTGTTAAGGGTCGGATTCCATTAACTCTTAACAATTAACCCTTAACTACAACTTAACTTGTTTAATTGAGTCAATATTCTCCAGGAACCATTGGTAAGTATCCTTAATTCCATCTTCCAATTTGATTTTTGCTTTCCAGCCAGCATTGCTCATCTTGGATACATCCATCAGCTTTCTTGGAGTGCCGTCTGGTTTGCTGCTATCCCAAATGATTTCCCCTTGGTGCCCAACTGTTTTTTGGATCAATTCGGCCAGTTCTTTAATACTTAAATCCAACCCTGTGCCCACATTATAGAGATTATCCTGGAAATCATTTTCCAAGGCAAAAACAACTGCATCAGCCATATCTTCCACATGCAAAAATTCCCGCTTTGGTGTTCCTGATCCCCACAATTCGACAGGCTCATTGCCCTGTATTTTTGCCTCATGAAACTTTCGGATCATTGCTGGCAAAACATGGGAGGTTTCTAAATCAAAATTATCAAAGGGGCCAAATAGATTAGTAGGCATTAGGGAAATGTAATCCTTCTCAAATTGCTTTCTAATAGCTTCACAAGCCTTTACTCCTGTGATTTTGGCAATGGCATACCACTCATTGGTGGGTTCAAGGGAGGAGGTCAAAAGGTATTCCTCTTTAAGCGGTTGAGGTGCTAACTTGGGATATATGCAGGATGATCCCAAAAAGATAAATTTATCGATTCCCTGTTTATGTGCAGTATCGATAAGGTTATTTTGGATCTGCATATTTTCCATCAGGAATTGATACGGGTAGTTGTTATTGGCCAAAATACCTCCTACCCTCGCAGCAGCATCAATTACTACTTCAGGTCTTTCCTTTTCAAAAAAGTTTTTTACTGCCTCCTGATTTTTCAGATCAAGTTCCTTGCTTGTCTTTCCGATCAATTGGTTATATCCTTTTCCTTCCAATGCCCGCCAAATGGCGGAACCTACCATGCCCCGATGGCCAGCTATGTATATTCTTGTATTTTTATTCATCCTATTATTTTGTTTCACAGAGATCACAAAGAAATCACGGAGGTCCACTGAGGTTTATTTGAATTTATCATAAAATATCTCGGTGAATCTCGGTGCCTACTCAGTGTACTCTGTGCTACTCTAAACCAATTCTGGTTTTTCCGCTTTTAACCTTTCATACACTTTTTTTACTTCCTGAGCTTTTTCCTTTTGTAGAACAAGTATGGCATCTTTGGTTTGAATTAAAATGGTATTTTTTAACCCAGCAAATTCAGTATGAATATCAGAACCAATTACCATGTTTCCATTTTCATCCCTTTTTTGTCCATTATTTTCCAGGTATTCATAAATGGATTCAAATGAGCCCATATCCGACCAGACAAAAGATGATGGAACCACCTTAATTTTTTGCGTCCTTTCCATTACAGCATAATCCACAGAAATGGAA includes the following:
- a CDS encoding glycosyltransferase family 2 protein, which codes for MLVSIVSVFYNRENVVDISVKSLIKQTYRNVEIILCDDGSSDDTFKKLKAYESLDDRIRVIHHQNVGFTNAIRKAVDTANGELIAIHGSGDYSYPERIQKQANYLSENPSVGVVGCLFEREDLILNRKVIVERSKSDDVLNSICVSHGEVMFRKDVYNAAGGYRAFFHFSQDRDLWLRMSLSSKLDFVPEVLYTAFTRNDGVTGNAYKRAIQLFFAEMAKQMYEMRRQVGWDFIDKFGNNAWVFKKKSKRLGKELMKHSLWTFRQGYAEEAGRILCLAKDESKAVPIRMAVLLVFLLSKFENGPDYLSRILDFKRKLLK
- the murB gene encoding UDP-N-acetylmuramate dehydrogenase, with amino-acid sequence MKVFEEFELTNYNSYKIHSKCKRAYFPDSEEDIIDLFSRSQDYVLLGSGHNVILSNSYYEREFIIFNGNFSQIGLNDNGILEAESGVTMYDLSLFALDNGLTGLEIFYDIPSSLGGAVVMNAGASGEEIKDVLVKVRYLDLVDLQVKEIFKEDMDFQYRNSFFQKNTNKIVIKAWLKLESGDCEKIKSKMDQIRSQRWQKQPKDYPNAGSVFKRPKGYYVGALIDELKLKGLTKGGAKVSEKHGGFIINFDGASGKDIIELITEIKDRVMGKFGIELEVEQRII
- a CDS encoding flippase; amino-acid sequence: MKSFISDIFRVGISKILIILSGFSTSIIVARTLGPEKNGIIAALIVYPNIFMTIGSLGVRQSVTYFLGKKKYPEDEIKRGIVQIWVLTSFISTISCFLLMFFFSKSLKEFNLLMLAVAPVSFSLFNTYCSGIYLGKNKIKEFNAVNWIPSVITTILSFVTLVILKSDISGYLLSIFLGQLMMFFVLVFRDNFLGFISVLINVDLVKNLIRLGTIYAVSLLVINLNYQLDIVILEQLSSDFEMGIYSRGANIVQYLWQIPMLFSTIIFARSSSSKNSFQFSLKVSQLLRVSLLVIGCISIVLLIISDWIILGMYGTAYIESVSVLRLLLPGVLILTLFKVMNMDLAGRGKPWVSMKAMLPALIINVVLNIILIPKYGADGAAIASTISYSIAGLLFLWFYSSEVQIGIKEILKFKKSDIAPFKGVISKFI
- a CDS encoding serine O-acetyltransferase, whose product is MRNMISSVLKLLKEDRSDSASFLYDFFLNPKYKVMLNYRLGVYIQNSKFFLHGFFLNILRYRMVVRRGCDISYSAIIGKKLHLPHPIGIVIGDDVIIKDNVTIFQNVTLGSHGKVNEELKYPEIGNGVKIYAGAKIIGGISVGEEAVIGANSVVTKDVPPRSVIVGVPGRIIASR
- a CDS encoding UDP-N-acetylglucosamine 1-carboxyvinyltransferase; its protein translation is MSTTSTIKVTKGKLSGTVKLSGAKNSALRLLAASILTDGEVRLSNFPNGLLDIQVHLEMLQVLGKEYVSKDDTVVIRQNQILETELKWDKRSIRNTLLILGALTARYGEGRVPLPGGCKLGERKYDIHVMLLEQLGAKVWEEEGMLCTQVGDAGRFIGNDIYLPIRSTGATENAILCGALANGITTVWNPHIRPEILDLIHMLNKMGADIKVFGQKCIVIQGKEELRGVEHEVIPDNMEALTWAIGSVITDGDVEILNFPKNHLDVPMVFLKESGMKIYEGENSVIVKGGTTYPLEISTGPYPGINSDMQPLLAVYGAMSSGVSKIVDLRFPGRYAYAEELGKMGMDFEVIGDLLVINGGRQLHGATVQALDLRAGIALLLAGLTAEGETVIENAWQIHRGYDDLYLKLKDLNIRI
- the gmd gene encoding GDP-mannose 4,6-dehydratase, which codes for MTNKSQKVALITGITGQDGAYLAELLLEKGYKVHGIKRRTSLFNTDRIDHLYEDPHVENPQLVLHYGDMTDSMNLTRIIQETQPDEIYNLAAMSHVKVSFDTPEYTANADGIGTLRILEAVRFLGLEKKTKIYQASTSELYGLVQEVPQRETTPFYPRSPYAVAKMYAYWITVNYREAYNIFACNGILFNHESPLRGETFVTRKITRAVSKIALGLQEKIYLGNLDAKRDWGHAKDYVRMMWMILQADQPEDWVIATGVTTTVRDFVKMAFQEVGISLRFEGEGVGEKAFVDSCSNAEFQLPEGMEVVNVDPKYFRPTEVELLIGDPSKAKEKLGWVPEHDLASLVEDMMMSDLKLMRKEQYLKDGGYNILNNFE
- a CDS encoding GDP-L-fucose synthase family protein, giving the protein MNKNTRIYIAGHRGMVGSAIWRALEGKGYNQLIGKTSKELDLKNQEAVKNFFEKERPEVVIDAAARVGGILANNNYPYQFLMENMQIQNNLIDTAHKQGIDKFIFLGSSCIYPKLAPQPLKEEYLLTSSLEPTNEWYAIAKITGVKACEAIRKQFEKDYISLMPTNLFGPFDNFDLETSHVLPAMIRKFHEAKIQGNEPVELWGSGTPKREFLHVEDMADAVVFALENDFQDNLYNVGTGLDLSIKELAELIQKTVGHQGEIIWDSSKPDGTPRKLMDVSKMSNAGWKAKIKLEDGIKDTYQWFLENIDSIKQVKL